A region from the Sandaracinus amylolyticus genome encodes:
- a CDS encoding amidohydrolase family protein has translation MSLSLALAGCPGGTSPADAGPPDATTSGDDDAAMPIDAAVPDDAQPPIDASDPDGGAPTGSAAAPPAEIVRTGTGGFLLRGTVLAPDGPIVDGEVLIVGDSITCVAEDCSASPSADTVMIIDTHATISAGLIDAHNHATYDFLPEWVPADMRLFGNRYEWRADADYRAHVEPEARLESWGSGDPRNRQHMCAALRYAELRSVIHGTTTMMGQAPNRECAQGLVRSAEHAHGLGTNRMRTTISGACESALNDTARTSIVNAFRSGETTRHAVHMGEGYTGGGVATDPTRELDCYAGRHRYTTSLLSDTDGTPFGAALFIHAVPFDDDDLVEAMGAGAHFVWSPSSNILLYGRTAPIGRMLELGLPVALGPDWTVSGSDELLSEMRFALDWAAAEGVSQVTPESLVEMATIGGADAVDLDASIGRLAPDLRADVVVFGRVASSDPYLAVTDSRAADVRLVMIDGRAYYGDLPLEGATAFNGSCDTVDACGTSKFLCAAGTTDAATPGAETVDEIEALLRNYLETGWLEDPDGSGPLAPEPRAFVLDGDDLAPLIDCSL, from the coding sequence GTGTCGCTCTCGCTCGCGCTCGCCGGTTGTCCCGGTGGTACCTCGCCCGCCGACGCCGGCCCACCCGACGCGACGACGTCCGGCGACGACGACGCCGCGATGCCGATCGACGCCGCCGTGCCCGACGACGCGCAGCCGCCGATCGACGCCTCCGATCCCGACGGCGGCGCGCCGACCGGCTCCGCCGCCGCGCCGCCCGCCGAGATCGTGCGCACCGGCACCGGCGGCTTCCTCCTGCGCGGCACGGTGCTCGCGCCCGACGGACCGATCGTCGATGGCGAGGTGCTGATCGTCGGTGACTCGATCACCTGCGTCGCCGAGGACTGCAGCGCGTCGCCGTCGGCCGACACCGTGATGATCATCGACACCCACGCGACGATCTCGGCGGGCCTGATCGACGCGCACAACCACGCGACCTACGACTTCCTGCCCGAGTGGGTGCCCGCGGACATGCGCCTCTTCGGCAATCGCTACGAGTGGCGCGCCGACGCCGACTATCGCGCGCACGTCGAGCCCGAGGCGCGCCTCGAGTCGTGGGGCAGCGGCGACCCCCGCAACCGCCAGCACATGTGCGCCGCGCTTCGCTACGCGGAGCTGCGCTCGGTGATCCACGGCACGACGACGATGATGGGCCAGGCGCCGAACCGCGAGTGCGCGCAGGGCCTGGTCCGCAGCGCCGAGCACGCCCACGGCCTCGGCACCAACCGCATGCGCACCACGATCTCCGGCGCGTGCGAGAGCGCGCTGAACGACACCGCGCGCACGTCGATCGTGAACGCGTTCCGCAGCGGCGAGACCACGCGTCACGCGGTGCACATGGGCGAGGGCTACACCGGCGGCGGCGTCGCGACCGATCCGACGCGCGAGCTCGACTGCTACGCGGGCCGTCATCGCTACACGACCTCGCTCCTCTCGGACACCGACGGCACGCCGTTCGGCGCCGCGCTCTTCATCCACGCGGTCCCGTTCGACGACGACGATCTCGTCGAGGCGATGGGCGCCGGCGCGCACTTCGTGTGGTCGCCCTCGAGCAACATCCTTCTCTACGGCCGCACCGCGCCGATCGGGCGCATGCTCGAGCTCGGCCTGCCGGTCGCGCTCGGGCCCGACTGGACCGTGTCGGGCTCCGACGAGCTGCTCTCCGAGATGCGCTTCGCGCTCGACTGGGCCGCGGCCGAAGGCGTCTCGCAGGTCACGCCGGAGTCGCTCGTCGAGATGGCCACGATCGGCGGCGCAGACGCGGTCGATCTCGACGCATCGATCGGCCGTCTCGCGCCGGACCTGCGCGCCGACGTCGTCGTGTTCGGTCGTGTCGCGAGCAGCGATCCGTACCTCGCGGTCACCGACAGCCGCGCCGCCGACGTGCGGCTCGTGATGATCGACGGTCGCGCGTACTACGGCGATCTCCCGCTCGAGGGAGCGACCGCGTTCAACGGCTCGTGCGACACCGTCGACGCGTGCGGCACGTCCAAGTTCCTCTGCGCGGCGGGCACGACCGACGCAGCGACGCCGGGCGCCGAGACCGTCGACGAGATCGAGGCGCTGCTGCGCAACTACCTCGAGACCGGCTGGCTCGAAGATCCCGACGGCAGCGGTCCGCTCGCGCCCGAGCCGCGCGCGTTCGTGCTCGACGGGGACGATCTCGCGCCGCTGATCGACTGCTCGCTCTGA
- a CDS encoding helix-turn-helix domain-containing protein produces MTPVAKSVSHRIRERRHALGLSQSGLAELAGVSPELVSRIERGRCLPSLPTLVTFANVLRTTPNDLLGFEQPLADEELRPLLDAVNALGPAQRAEIRRIAEALAKYQSDVPPASDGRQRRESGFTQRASSPPGKRPGEIS; encoded by the coding sequence GTGACTCCCGTCGCCAAGAGCGTGTCGCATCGCATCCGCGAGCGCCGCCACGCCCTCGGGCTCTCGCAGAGCGGCCTGGCCGAGCTCGCGGGCGTCTCGCCCGAGCTCGTGAGCCGCATCGAGCGTGGTCGCTGTCTCCCATCGCTACCGACGCTCGTGACGTTCGCCAACGTGTTGCGAACCACACCGAACGACTTGCTCGGGTTCGAGCAACCGCTCGCGGACGAAGAGCTGAGGCCTCTGCTCGACGCCGTGAACGCGCTCGGTCCCGCGCAACGCGCGGAGATTCGTCGCATCGCGGAGGCGCTCGCGAAGTACCAGAGCGACGTGCCGCCCGCGTCCGACGGACGGCAGCGCCGCGAGAGCGGGTTCACGCAGCGCGCGTCGAGCCCGCCGGGCAAGCGGCCCGGCGAGATCAGCTGA